The sequence aaaaaaagtttgggaaccagtgcCCTAACTGCATGGTTATGATACACTTATTTACCTTGAAAAAGAATCCACAACACATTTTTTGGTCATCTTCCAGCTGTTCTTTATCACTCTCACCCTCTGATTTCTCAATTGACTCTTCTGACTTTTCTGGCGGCTTCAAATCTGTGAGGGAAACTTCTATGAGGTTAATGGTTTTAGGCGCGGGTGCTGGCAATACTTGTGGGTTCAGCAGCTCTTCATTTGGAGTAAGGCTAACAGTTTCTGTAATAGTCTGTGACAGTACTTCAGACACTGTAGATTCCAGAGGTCTGATGGGTTGTTTTTGCTCAACTAGCTTTTCTGTCAGTTCTGCTTCTTTTTCATCCACTGCTTCTTTGTCAGCCTCTTCCACTGTATTTTTTATGTCTTTCAAAAGGTTATGTTCGCCATCATCtccaaaacaaacaaatgatCTAGTCTGAATGGATACCTGACTTGGAGAAAATCTTCTCAAACGAGGAAGACTATCCACAGATCGTGGTGCAGTCAAAGTGCGATTCAAAGGTGTTATTTTCAGTTCATTTGGCCTAGGAGTCCTTTGTGTTTTACTGGGTAGAGTGGAATTCTTCCTAGAAGATGACTGTGGGGACTGGTGAGAAGGTCGGGGAGATTCCACTGAAAATGGGGCAACAGGAGTGGATGACCCTGTAAACTTCAATGAGGCCTTAAGCTCCCGACTCTGCTTTTGAGGAGAAGGCTGAGAGGGTGAAATAACCCAAGCCTGTTGCTCCCTCATCTGCATTAGCATCTCTTGCTGAAGTGACAGGCGTTGCATTTCTTGCTGCAGAAAATGAAGAGAAGAATTGAGCTTCTCAATAGATTTTGTATATTCCAGAAGGTCACCTTCATTTAAGTTCTCTTCTGAGGGGCTTATCAAGTTGCACTGCTTTTCAGTATCAACTGGGGTGTTTGGTGACTTCAGCCATTTAGCCTGAGGATTTTCAGTGCTTGCTTTAATCACCTCTCCAGACTTGTTTAGTTGCTCGCCTGGCTTTTGAGCATCTTTTTCTTTCAGCCTATTGGTGTCACTGAATACTTTTTCATCCTctgctccagctgcctcttctctAAGTGGTGAAAttccatcacttttctttttcacaaCATTAAGGAATGCTGTTCTTCCCATTTTTTGCCTCTGCTTAGTGAAAGCAGCCTCAACCTTCTTCTTCTGGGCCTCAATTGCTCGCCTCTTCTCTTCCAGCTTCATTTTCAGTTGCACCATTTCAGAGGCCAGCAACTGTGTGGTATCTCTTGCCGGAGGGAGAGGGGACTCCTCTGGTATTTGAGCCCAAGACACAATGTGAGGAATGTTCAGTTCAGAACCTTCTGGGGTAGTTTTCTGAGAACTGCTTCCACTACTTCTGCTGTCTGTATGATTCAACTTCTTAAATTTCTGCTCTGCAAAGCTGGTCATTTTAACTCCTGAACTTGAAGATGCACTACTGCCCGCTTGCGATTTGGCACTTATTGAACTTGGACAAGGACTCAATTGCTCCTTGTGGTTGACGCTTCTACTATCATATTCATGCAGAAATCGAGATGGTTCTTCCATATCAGAGTCCAGGCTTACAGTATAATCCCTCAAGGTTGAATCCTCGTCCATAGTCTCTGGAATGTCTGAAGGGACATGTATTCCAGTATCTGCTTCTGTACTGTCCGTTATGGGACTGAGGGCACCTTTTGTATCCGCAGTAATATCGGGATTACTCTGATCAGGTTTTATCTTTGAATTTAGGATGCTCATCTCCTTGTTGTGAAGGAAGAACCCATTTGTAATTTGTTCTGGCTGAGTAAGGCTGGGAGATTTCTCACTATCATGAATAATCTGCAAAGCCTGCTCAATGCTTGGTGTCTCAATCCGATTACCAAATTCATCAGTAACCGATCTGTTTTGCAGTGCACCATTTGGCAGGCTGGATGGGCTAATTTGGTTTGTATTCCTTTGATTACTGTTGGCCTCTAAATCACTGCAAAATTCTACATCCTTTTCTTCTTCAATATCTTCAGTTTCTTCCTCATCATTCACAGGCTTGAAAGACAGGTTCTTTCTGACAAGTCTGGGCATACGGTTAGTATTTTGTGCAAGCCCTTCATTACTGAGAGATCTAGTGATTCCTTTGTTTGGAGTTGTCACCTGGATACTATCCTCTTTATCAAAGGAAATGTCAAATGAAACGCCATGTGCTGAAGATCTACAAGGggaatcaaaaaaatgagaatgcCTCTAAAACAACCCCCTGTTTAATAACAACATGTTGGAAATAATCCAGCATTTTTGTATTGAACAATATCCTTTATTTTACAAATGCTGGCTTCAAACTCTAGTAGCAAAATGCAGTAAAAGGTGTGTTAGTgatagtattattagtattagctAGTCATACATCCACTGAGCACAAAAACAAGGCCTGCACCAAATATTTGCCCATTCTAAGGTTTGCCCCCCCaatatattgtaaataaataaataatccctacTTCACCTCTTTTTGATCTTCTTTGCAGCCACTGTTTCCCACATTTGCTGCTGATGGTGGCTTTTCCCTTTTGCTAGGTCTTCTTTCTGCTTGGACTATGCAATCCCAGCCCACCAGCGATCATGTAGTGAATGTAATATCATATAATAACAGCACTACATCATAGCCAATCAAAATATGACTAACTGAAGCcactgaaaacaaacaaaacagacagAGCGAGGGCTGTTCTTGGACTGGTCATGTGGGTGATTCCAGCCAATGAGATCCCCAATTACCCTCACTCTGAATGGGCAATTCACACATTCACCCTCTTTGGTTACAGTTTCTTGACTGATCACCAAGAGGAATGATGTGAATCCTGCGAAAAATGACTCTATAACCATTTGGCTCAGGCCCAACAAAAATCCATAACATGGTTAATTCTTCATCTGTCACATACATATATCCAAGAATTAGACTACCTTATTTATATTAGACTAGTTTATGATTAACTCCCTCTCCTGTCCCACCTTTTTGTGTTAATGTTGGAGAACAAGTGaatagagtgtcagactaggataaGAGAACCAATTTCAAATCCTTATTCAGCTTATTTCTTGTTCTGAATGTCTTGCAAACAAAACTATTAACTGTTCTAGTGACTATTATACCATTTCTATAAACGTAAAAGTGAAAACGCCTTCTCAAGGGTGACATCCAATGATGTTTGCCCACCTGCACAATGGAAATCTATTTGTGCAACAGggcttctccttccccttcccccccccagccccctGCACACCCACAGTTTCTGCTCTGCAGGGTCCTCCAACCCCCTGGAGAAGATTTGGGGGGTGCACAGAGGGGGCTGTAGGAtggaggagtggaaggagaaatgtGTGAGTCGACACCTGCTTGCGCTACACTGGATCTCACCCTGCATGTGCAGTGTATGAACCCTAAAGCTCTTCATTGTACTTCCCATGTGTAACAGATGCATATTCACACTGTGTGTGAACTGTGTTCAGAGCGAGGATACTCATGTCACATAACAATATGAAATGAAACATTATGGAAATATGGTCCCAACTGACAAATGGCTTACCTTTTTTCTTTGGGCCACGTTCCCACATATCCATCCATATAAGACATAGATGTAGATCGCCTAATGCTGCCTATTCAAAATCAACACAGAAAGCACATAAGAGTGAATTCTTCTGAAACATTTAAAAAGGGAATTTAAAAAGGTAACAAATCAAATAATGGGCTTCTGCTGTTGATGCAATTTAAAGCAGGCTACATAAATTAATTAAGTCTTAAACAACAGTTTGCAGAAAGTAAGCAAAGTTACTTTGGCCTTGTACATTATTACCCAAGtgaaacaggcagagcaatccaatttgGGGGAAGCCGGTGTAACCGGTGCTGGCATAAGAGAAGATGGTGTAAAGTTCCACCCCATCCAATTGcctttcaggagcctctgggctgGCTGAACTCCAGCTCACCTGGGAGCTGCATTGCATGAAGGGACTAGAAATAAAAAGCCTACtctccaaatacccctaccagggagtaagccctcgcCACTGACTTCTACTGTATTAATTTTCTTAGGTCGATCTTTTCCCCGGCATAACtgttgcctgaattgggacctgcaggagcacacTGAACataagttggatgtggcctaagtccccacACCTCAGCCTCTCCCCTGACATgctcccagaacacccctttttcatgGCTTACACCAGCTTCACCTACACCATTCTCAGCTGAGatggctgagctgggctgagggacttatgccgtTGTAACCCGGCTGAGCTGcaaacccagccagctcagctggagatccactgcttccaactcccctcagcctagcATAAATGCGAATTAGATTGCACCCTAAGATGAATTAATTAAATTCTCACTGGCATCAATTAAGTTGGGACTGCAACCATTCTGTGTACTTCTGTCAACTATATTTAACATGAATTATGTTTATGCAGCTAAGCCACTATTTAAACTTTTttactgtttaaaaataaaataaagtgaatAATCCAGATCCAGTAATATGTATTGCAAAACAATTAGTTCTATAAAATACTTTTATAATAATGGAGAACAAGTGAACAGTGCATCAGATTAGGATGgtagaaccaggttcaaatccttactTAGCCATAA comes from Rhineura floridana isolate rRhiFlo1 chromosome 6, rRhiFlo1.hap2, whole genome shotgun sequence and encodes:
- the CAMSAP2 gene encoding calmodulin-regulated spectrin-associated protein 2 isoform X3 → MICTKPVFAEMSEVRKSAHLAMIDTLMMAYTVEMISVEKVIACVQQYSSFFQATDLPYDIEDAVMFWINKVNEHLKDIMEQEQKLKEQNSVETPGGQKARYRKEQTLLRQLPCIPLVENLLKDGTDGCALAALIHFYCPDIVRLEDICLKETMSLADSLYNLQLIQEFCQEYLNRCCHFTLEDMLYAAASIKSNYLVFMAELFWWFEVVKPSFVQPRVVVHPQAELSKEVSSVPAANANRRNYPDMSHDSDLIASVEGPAFPPSHQIPPASHAHQHPYTSAPGSIRRSTSMSYMDGYVGTWPKEKRSSAHGVSFDISFDKEDSIQVTTPNKGITRSLSNEGLAQNTNRMPRLVRKNLSFKPVNDEEETEDIEEEKDVEFCSDLEANSNQRNTNQISPSSLPNGALQNRSVTDEFGNRIETPSIEQALQIIHDSEKSPSLTQPEQITNGFFLHNKEMSILNSKIKPDQSNPDITADTKGALSPITDSTEADTGIHVPSDIPETMDEDSTLRDYTVSLDSDMEEPSRFLHEYDSRSVNHKEQLSPCPSSISAKSQAGSSASSSSGVKMTSFAEQKFKKLNHTDSRSSGSSSQKTTPEGSELNIPHIVSWAQIPEESPLPPARDTTQLLASEMVQLKMKLEEKRRAIEAQKKKVEAAFTKQRQKMGRTAFLNVVKKKSDGISPLREEAAGAEDEKVFSDTNRLKEKDAQKPGEQLNKSGEVIKASTENPQAKWLKSPNTPVDTEKQCNLISPSEENLNEGDLLEYTKSIEKLNSSLHFLQQEMQRLSLQQEMLMQMREQQAWVISPSQPSPQKQSRELKASLKFTGSSTPVAPFSVESPRPSHQSPQSSSRKNSTLPSKTQRTPRPNELKITPLNRTLTAPRSVDSLPRLRRFSPSQVSIQTRSFVCFGDDGEHNLLKDIKNTVEEADKEAVDEKEAELTEKLVEQKQPIRPLESTVSEVLSQTITETVSLTPNEELLNPQVLPAPAPKTINLIEVSLTDLKPPEKSEESIEKSEGESDKEQLEDDQKMCCGFFFKDDQKAENEMAVKRAALLEKRLRRERETLLRKQQLEAELEYKKEETKRKSEEERQKKEDERARREFIKQEYMRRKQLKLMEDMDIVIKPRPHTSKQKKPRPKSIHRDHIESPKTPVKGPPVSSLSLASLNTGDNDSVQSGKRTARSESVEGFISPSRCGSRNGEKDWENASTTSSVASATEYTGPKLYKEPSAKSNKHIIQNALAHCCLAGKVNEGQKNKILEEMEKSDANNFLILFRDSGCQFRSLYTYCPETEEISKLTGIGPKSINKKMIEGLYKYNSDRKQFSHIPAKTLSASVDAITIHSHLWQSKRPVTPKKLLPTKA
- the CAMSAP2 gene encoding calmodulin-regulated spectrin-associated protein 2 isoform X2, which produces MGDAADVKEMRKTFIVPAIKPFDHYDFNRAKIACNLAWLVAKAFGTENVPEELREPFYTDQYDQEHIKPPVVNLLLSAEFYCRAGSLILKSDAAKPLLGHDAVIQALAQKGLYVTDQEKLVTERDLHKKPIQMSAHLAMIDTLMMAYTVEMISVEKVIACVQQYSSFFQATDLPYDIEDAVMFWINKVNEHLKDIMEQEQKLKEQNSVETPGGQKARYRKEQTLLRQLPCIPLVENLLKDGTDGCALAALIHFYCPDIVRLEDICLKETMSLADSLYNLQLIQEFCQEYLNRCCHFTLEDMLYAAASIKSNYLVFMAELFWWFEVVKPSFVQPRVVVHPQAELSKEVSSVPAANANRRNYPDMSHDSDLIASVEGPAFPPSHQIPPASHAHQHPYTSAPGSIRRSTSMSYMDGYVGTWPKEKRSSAHGVSFDISFDKEDSIQVTTPNKGITRSLSNEGLAQNTNRMPRLVRKNLSFKPVNDEEETEDIEEEKDVEFCSDLEANSNQRNTNQISPSSLPNGALQNRSVTDEFGNRIETPSIEQALQIIHDSEKSPSLTQPEQITNGFFLHNKEMSILNSKIKPDQSNPDITADTKGALSPITDSTEADTGIHVPSDIPETMDEDSTLRDYTVSLDSDMEEPSRFLHEYDSRSVNHKEQLSPCPSSISAKSQAGSSASSSSGVKMTSFAEQKFKKLNHTDSRSSGSSSQKTTPEGSELNIPHIVSWAQIPEESPLPPARDTTQLLASEMVQLKMKLEEKRRAIEAQKKKVEAAFTKQRQKMGRTAFLNVVKKKSDGISPLREEAAGAEDEKVFSDTNRLKEKDAQKPGEQLNKSGEVIKASTENPQAKWLKSPNTPVDTEKQCNLISPSEENLNEGDLLEYTKSIEKLNSSLHFLQQEMQRLSLQQEMLMQMREQQAWVISPSQPSPQKQSRELKASLKFTGSSTPVAPFSVESPRPSHQSPQSSSRKNSTLPSKTQRTPRPNELKITPLNRTLTAPRSVDSLPRLRRFSPSQVSIQTRSFVCFGDDGEHNLLKDIKNTVEEADKEAVDEKEAELTEKLVEQKQPIRPLESTVSEVLSQTITETVSLTPNEELLNPQVLPAPAPKTINLIEVSLTDLKPPEKSEESIEKSEGESDKEQLEDDQKMCCGFFFKDDQKAENEMAVKRAALLEKRLRRERETLLRKQQLEAELEYKKEETKRKSEEERQKKEDERARREFIKQEYMRRKQLKLMEDMDIVIKPRPHTSKQKKPRPKSIHRDHIESPKTPVKGPPVSSLSLASLNTGDNDSVQSGKRTARSESVEGFISPSRCGSRNGEKDWENASTTSSVASATEYTGPKLYKEPSAKSNKHIIQNALAHCCLAGKVNEGQKNKILEEMEKSDANNFLILFRDSGCQFRSLYTYCPETEEISKLTGIGPKSINKKMIEGLYKYNSDRKQFSHIPAKTLSASVDAITIHSHLWQSKRPVTPKKLLPTKA
- the CAMSAP2 gene encoding calmodulin-regulated spectrin-associated protein 2 isoform X4 — its product is MSLADSLYNLQLIQEFCQEYLNRCCHFTLEDMLYAAASIKSNYLVFMAELFWWFEVVKPSFVQPRVVVHPQAELSKEVSSVPAANANRRNYPDMSHDSDLIASVEGPAFPPSHQIPPASHAHQHPYTSAPGSIRRSTSMSYMDGYVGTWPKEKRSSAHGVSFDISFDKEDSIQVTTPNKGITRSLSNEGLAQNTNRMPRLVRKNLSFKPVNDEEETEDIEEEKDVEFCSDLEANSNQRNTNQISPSSLPNGALQNRSVTDEFGNRIETPSIEQALQIIHDSEKSPSLTQPEQITNGFFLHNKEMSILNSKIKPDQSNPDITADTKGALSPITDSTEADTGIHVPSDIPETMDEDSTLRDYTVSLDSDMEEPSRFLHEYDSRSVNHKEQLSPCPSSISAKSQAGSSASSSSGVKMTSFAEQKFKKLNHTDSRSSGSSSQKTTPEGSELNIPHIVSWAQIPEESPLPPARDTTQLLASEMVQLKMKLEEKRRAIEAQKKKVEAAFTKQRQKMGRTAFLNVVKKKSDGISPLREEAAGAEDEKVFSDTNRLKEKDAQKPGEQLNKSGEVIKASTENPQAKWLKSPNTPVDTEKQCNLISPSEENLNEGDLLEYTKSIEKLNSSLHFLQQEMQRLSLQQEMLMQMREQQAWVISPSQPSPQKQSRELKASLKFTGSSTPVAPFSVESPRPSHQSPQSSSRKNSTLPSKTQRTPRPNELKITPLNRTLTAPRSVDSLPRLRRFSPSQVSIQTRSFVCFGDDGEHNLLKDIKNTVEEADKEAVDEKEAELTEKLVEQKQPIRPLESTVSEVLSQTITETVSLTPNEELLNPQVLPAPAPKTINLIEVSLTDLKPPEKSEESIEKSEGESDKEQLEDDQKMCCGFFFKDDQKAENEMAVKRAALLEKRLRRERETLLRKQQLEAELEYKKEETKRKSEEERQKKEDERARREFIKQEYMRRKQLKLMEDMDIVIKPRPHTSKQKKPRPKSIHRDHIESPKTPVKGPPVSSLSLASLNTGDNDSVQSGKRTARSESVEGFISPSRCGSRNGEKDWENASTTSSVASATEYTGPKLYKEPSAKSNKHIIQNALAHCCLAGKVNEGQKNKILEEMEKSDANNFLILFRDSGCQFRSLYTYCPETEEISKLTGIGPKSINKKMIEGLYKYNSDRKQFSHIPAKTLSASVDAITIHSHLWQSKRPVTPKKLLPTKA
- the CAMSAP2 gene encoding calmodulin-regulated spectrin-associated protein 2 isoform X1, producing the protein MGDAADVKEMRKTFIVPAIKPFDHYDFNRAKIACNLAWLVAKAFGTENVPEELREPFYTDQYDQEHIKPPVVNLLLSAEFYCRAGSLILKSDAAKPLLGHDAVIQALAQKGLYVTDQEKLVTERDLHKKPIQMICTKPVFAEMSEVRKSAHLAMIDTLMMAYTVEMISVEKVIACVQQYSSFFQATDLPYDIEDAVMFWINKVNEHLKDIMEQEQKLKEQNSVETPGGQKARYRKEQTLLRQLPCIPLVENLLKDGTDGCALAALIHFYCPDIVRLEDICLKETMSLADSLYNLQLIQEFCQEYLNRCCHFTLEDMLYAAASIKSNYLVFMAELFWWFEVVKPSFVQPRVVVHPQAELSKEVSSVPAANANRRNYPDMSHDSDLIASVEGPAFPPSHQIPPASHAHQHPYTSAPGSIRRSTSMSYMDGYVGTWPKEKRSSAHGVSFDISFDKEDSIQVTTPNKGITRSLSNEGLAQNTNRMPRLVRKNLSFKPVNDEEETEDIEEEKDVEFCSDLEANSNQRNTNQISPSSLPNGALQNRSVTDEFGNRIETPSIEQALQIIHDSEKSPSLTQPEQITNGFFLHNKEMSILNSKIKPDQSNPDITADTKGALSPITDSTEADTGIHVPSDIPETMDEDSTLRDYTVSLDSDMEEPSRFLHEYDSRSVNHKEQLSPCPSSISAKSQAGSSASSSSGVKMTSFAEQKFKKLNHTDSRSSGSSSQKTTPEGSELNIPHIVSWAQIPEESPLPPARDTTQLLASEMVQLKMKLEEKRRAIEAQKKKVEAAFTKQRQKMGRTAFLNVVKKKSDGISPLREEAAGAEDEKVFSDTNRLKEKDAQKPGEQLNKSGEVIKASTENPQAKWLKSPNTPVDTEKQCNLISPSEENLNEGDLLEYTKSIEKLNSSLHFLQQEMQRLSLQQEMLMQMREQQAWVISPSQPSPQKQSRELKASLKFTGSSTPVAPFSVESPRPSHQSPQSSSRKNSTLPSKTQRTPRPNELKITPLNRTLTAPRSVDSLPRLRRFSPSQVSIQTRSFVCFGDDGEHNLLKDIKNTVEEADKEAVDEKEAELTEKLVEQKQPIRPLESTVSEVLSQTITETVSLTPNEELLNPQVLPAPAPKTINLIEVSLTDLKPPEKSEESIEKSEGESDKEQLEDDQKMCCGFFFKDDQKAENEMAVKRAALLEKRLRRERETLLRKQQLEAELEYKKEETKRKSEEERQKKEDERARREFIKQEYMRRKQLKLMEDMDIVIKPRPHTSKQKKPRPKSIHRDHIESPKTPVKGPPVSSLSLASLNTGDNDSVQSGKRTARSESVEGFISPSRCGSRNGEKDWENASTTSSVASATEYTGPKLYKEPSAKSNKHIIQNALAHCCLAGKVNEGQKNKILEEMEKSDANNFLILFRDSGCQFRSLYTYCPETEEISKLTGIGPKSINKKMIEGLYKYNSDRKQFSHIPAKTLSASVDAITIHSHLWQSKRPVTPKKLLPTKA